The following proteins are encoded in a genomic region of Limosilactobacillus reuteri subsp. reuteri:
- a CDS encoding DNA-3-methyladenine glycosylase I, with amino-acid sequence MTLKRPQWANSTLEMQNYYDHYWGFPVHDDQQLFAMLSLELFQAGLTWQTIWRRREAFNRAFANFNIEKVASFTDEDINRLCEDETIIRNRRKIVAVINNAQVILRLLKTGKTFDNYVWHFVDDQPQDLGLTTDVELAPKTPASEEIAKQMRRDGFKFVGPTIIYSFMTAVGMVNARLK; translated from the coding sequence ATGACACTTAAACGACCACAATGGGCAAATTCGACACTGGAAATGCAAAACTATTATGATCACTACTGGGGATTTCCAGTTCATGATGACCAGCAGTTATTTGCAATGCTTTCTTTAGAATTATTTCAGGCCGGTTTAACTTGGCAAACAATCTGGCGGCGACGAGAAGCATTTAATCGGGCATTTGCGAACTTTAATATTGAAAAAGTGGCATCCTTTACCGATGAAGATATTAATCGATTATGTGAGGATGAAACTATTATTCGTAATCGTCGTAAAATAGTAGCAGTAATTAATAATGCACAAGTGATTTTAAGATTACTGAAAACGGGAAAGACGTTTGATAATTATGTGTGGCACTTTGTTGATGATCAGCCACAAGACTTGGGGTTAACTACCGATGTTGAATTAGCTCCTAAAACACCTGCTTCGGAAGAAATAGCTAAGCAAATGCGGAGGGATGGATTTAAATTTGTTGGTCCGACAATTATTTACTCTTTCATGACAGCGGTAGGGATGGTCAATGCCCGTTTGAAGTAA
- a CDS encoding MFS transporter gives MDQSIARNGKRYSRFWFIFTLLVGTFTMSISQSSLSTAYPTLMNAFGISASTVQWLTTGFMLVMCVSMPISPWMLNNMSFKTMFIGALGLFDIGSLMIVLTPASWGINGFWFMMIGRAMEAFAVGVLFPSYQTVLLEITPKEERGSTMGIAGLVMGSALACGPIVSGIVLKFFSWKSLFILFMLVISIIILMAASGLIQDVMERHETNLDWLSVILLVGLIGIMYVVDQTGKKNPAWGINAGIFIVSIIAVIWFCIRQLRLKHPLLELRVLKTFNYDLAILLTSISYIALIVTTIIFPLYYQGVLKVSPFVSGMALVPGAAFLSILNPLSGKLADKIGFKPTMLVGMFMIIIGWVAGLIVLNHLSLLGMILCAMVIEGGNAFVMMPAVTLGANALPDELVPHGTAVITTVRQVLGSAGVTISTLILTVATTNALQRESSAQVASLHGYHLVFIGMIITELIGLILAFMLKNTNKEKSTK, from the coding sequence ATGGATCAAAGTATCGCACGTAATGGAAAAAGATATAGTCGCTTTTGGTTTATTTTTACTTTATTAGTTGGTACCTTTACGATGTCAATTAGTCAATCATCGTTGTCAACCGCCTATCCAACCTTAATGAATGCTTTTGGGATTTCAGCATCAACCGTTCAATGGCTGACAACTGGTTTTATGCTCGTAATGTGTGTCAGCATGCCAATTAGCCCGTGGATGCTCAATAATATGAGTTTTAAGACAATGTTCATTGGAGCACTGGGACTATTTGATATTGGATCCTTGATGATTGTTTTAACCCCCGCATCTTGGGGAATTAATGGCTTCTGGTTTATGATGATTGGACGGGCCATGGAAGCATTTGCTGTTGGAGTTTTATTTCCATCATATCAAACCGTTTTGCTTGAGATTACGCCTAAAGAAGAGCGGGGATCAACAATGGGAATTGCTGGTTTGGTAATGGGATCCGCCCTTGCCTGTGGACCGATTGTTTCAGGAATTGTACTAAAGTTCTTTAGCTGGAAGAGCCTTTTTATCCTCTTCATGCTTGTTATTTCCATAATTATTTTAATGGCTGCTAGCGGATTGATCCAAGACGTAATGGAACGGCATGAAACAAACCTTGATTGGCTATCAGTAATCTTACTAGTTGGATTAATTGGGATTATGTACGTTGTTGACCAAACCGGAAAAAAGAATCCTGCATGGGGAATAAATGCAGGGATCTTTATCGTTAGTATTATTGCGGTTATCTGGTTCTGTATTCGACAGCTTCGTCTCAAACACCCGCTATTGGAATTACGGGTATTGAAGACTTTTAATTATGATTTAGCAATTCTTTTAACGTCGATTTCATATATTGCCTTAATTGTAACGACAATTATTTTCCCCCTTTATTATCAGGGAGTATTAAAAGTTAGTCCATTTGTTTCTGGGATGGCCCTAGTGCCTGGCGCTGCTTTTCTTAGTATCCTGAATCCTTTGTCAGGAAAATTAGCTGATAAAATTGGGTTTAAACCGACAATGCTGGTAGGAATGTTTATGATTATCATTGGCTGGGTTGCTGGATTAATCGTCCTTAATCACCTCAGCTTATTGGGAATGATCCTTTGCGCAATGGTAATTGAGGGTGGCAATGCCTTTGTAATGATGCCAGCTGTTACACTGGGAGCAAATGCCTTACCTGATGAATTAGTCCCCCACGGAACAGCCGTAATAACAACTGTCCGGCAAGTTCTCGGTTCCGCGGGCGTTACTATTTCAACACTGATTTTAACGGTTGCTACTACAAATGCACTTCAACGGGAAAGTTCGGCGCAAGTTGCTTCCCTTCACGGCTATCATTTGGTATTTATCGGCATGATCATCACTGAATTGATTGGGCTCATACTAGCATTTATGCTAAAAAATACTAATAAAGAAAAAAGTACAAAATAA
- a CDS encoding Fur family transcriptional regulator: MAEAEFDRALDHLRENKVRLTPQRKTILNYLINHHTHPSVEMIYDDLKDSVANISMATVYNTLKLFVDYNLVIELKNGDGSTHFDYFGHPHYHVVCDNCGKISDVFDEHFTEITKELTVMTHEKTGYLVTGNNIEVHGICPECQRKLHLNR; encoded by the coding sequence ATGGCAGAAGCAGAATTTGATCGAGCTCTTGATCATCTCCGTGAAAACAAGGTCCGTCTTACTCCCCAACGGAAAACCATCTTAAATTACTTAATCAATCATCATACTCATCCAAGCGTTGAAATGATTTATGATGATCTTAAAGACTCAGTTGCCAATATCAGCATGGCAACTGTATACAATACCCTAAAGCTCTTCGTTGATTACAATCTCGTAATTGAGTTAAAAAATGGTGATGGTAGTACCCACTTTGACTATTTCGGCCATCCGCATTATCATGTCGTCTGCGATAATTGTGGTAAGATTTCTGATGTTTTTGATGAGCATTTTACTGAAATCACGAAAGAATTAACGGTTATGACTCATGAAAAGACTGGCTACCTAGTTACAGGAAATAACATCGAAGTCCATGGCATTTGTCCCGAGTGTCAACGTAAATTACATTTGAATCGTTAG
- a CDS encoding amino acid permease: MAEKQEFTRKLKSRHIQLMALGGTIGTGLFLGSGKAIHAAGPAILLAYLITGIICFGIMRALGELLLSDLHYHSFMDAIRDYLGNRVSFVMGWAYWVCWLALAMAEVTAIGLYFQLWFPQVPQWLPGLVTLLILLGLNLMTVSTFGELEFWFALIKILAIVILIAVGVILVLLHFHSASGYLATPANLVNDGGFFATGTKGFMLSFQMVVFAFVGIEMVGVTAAEAEKPKVVIPKAINGIPVRIMLFYIGALAVIMCIYPWSKLSPSNSPFVLVFRDIGLPGAASIVNFVVITAAASACNSSLYTTGRMLAELTSTAHRPVIRKISRLSKRSVPATAVIISAVVIGIAAILNLVIPEGVFTFVSSIATTSFLFVWAAIILAHLKYIRQHPQSRTFKMPGAPFTDYVILVFLFIVLIVLCMEKQTLIALILTLAWFAILAVASLTQKKA; encoded by the coding sequence ATGGCAGAAAAACAAGAATTTACACGTAAACTTAAAAGTCGTCATATTCAATTAATGGCACTTGGTGGAACAATTGGGACGGGATTATTTCTCGGATCGGGAAAGGCAATTCACGCTGCTGGTCCAGCAATCCTTTTAGCATATTTAATTACTGGGATTATTTGTTTTGGAATTATGCGGGCCCTGGGAGAGTTGCTTCTTTCCGACTTACATTATCATTCGTTTATGGATGCGATTCGTGATTATCTTGGTAATCGCGTGAGTTTTGTAATGGGCTGGGCTTATTGGGTGTGTTGGCTAGCATTGGCAATGGCCGAAGTTACCGCCATTGGCTTATATTTTCAACTATGGTTTCCTCAAGTTCCGCAATGGTTACCTGGATTAGTAACTCTGCTAATTTTACTGGGATTAAATCTAATGACTGTTAGTACGTTTGGTGAGCTCGAATTTTGGTTTGCCCTTATTAAAATTTTGGCAATTGTTATTTTAATTGCTGTTGGTGTCATTTTAGTTTTACTTCATTTTCATTCGGCAAGCGGCTATCTCGCTACTCCTGCTAATTTAGTTAATGATGGGGGCTTTTTTGCTACCGGGACAAAGGGCTTCATGCTTTCTTTTCAAATGGTAGTATTTGCCTTTGTTGGAATTGAAATGGTAGGGGTGACAGCCGCTGAGGCAGAAAAACCTAAAGTTGTTATTCCTAAGGCGATTAATGGCATTCCCGTTCGAATTATGCTTTTTTATATCGGTGCTTTGGCTGTCATTATGTGCATTTATCCGTGGAGTAAACTTTCACCAAGCAATAGTCCATTTGTCCTTGTTTTTCGCGACATCGGTCTTCCGGGGGCTGCTAGTATCGTTAATTTTGTAGTAATTACTGCTGCGGCTTCTGCTTGTAACAGTTCTCTATATACAACTGGTCGGATGCTGGCTGAGTTAACCTCTACTGCTCACCGGCCTGTTATCCGTAAGATTAGTCGCTTATCTAAACGGTCGGTGCCTGCAACAGCGGTTATTATTTCTGCAGTTGTTATTGGAATTGCCGCTATCTTAAACTTAGTAATACCAGAAGGAGTTTTTACTTTTGTTTCCAGTATTGCTACCACGAGTTTTCTCTTTGTGTGGGCTGCTATCATCTTGGCGCATTTAAAATATATTCGTCAGCATCCGCAATCAAGGACTTTTAAGATGCCAGGCGCACCTTTTACTGACTATGTTATTTTAGTTTTTCTTTTTATTGTGCTAATTGTTTTATGTATGGAGAAACAAACTTTAATTGCGCTTATACTAACTTTAGCTTGGTTTGCAATTCTTGCCGTTGCTTCATTAACACAAAAGAAAGCATAA
- a CDS encoding VanZ family protein encodes MKTYCIPFFVEGEITLHALVHWIPFFIYFFAGSVLVTHNHLWEKFPNFGQHITIATFFIYLTAIDWLCLTPSMFNFSSANKLLFYFHSVPFNIIPLQGLSQEFFLNIVMTLPLGVYLYLINHQMPFSRAILYGFFFSLFIECNQFVCDLLFHIGRVADVDDLISNTIGTTIGFAVMIILDQTIFHQVIKQFMLVGGKSDKLNN; translated from the coding sequence TTGAAAACTTATTGTATACCATTTTTCGTAGAAGGAGAAATCACATTGCATGCATTAGTTCACTGGATCCCATTTTTTATTTATTTCTTTGCAGGATCTGTTCTCGTCACTCATAATCACCTTTGGGAAAAATTCCCTAACTTCGGCCAGCACATTACAATTGCAACCTTTTTTATCTACTTAACTGCAATCGACTGGCTCTGCTTAACTCCTTCAATGTTTAATTTTAGTTCTGCTAATAAACTTTTATTTTACTTTCATAGCGTACCATTTAATATCATCCCCCTCCAAGGACTCAGCCAAGAATTCTTCTTAAACATTGTGATGACTTTGCCGCTAGGAGTTTATCTTTATTTAATTAATCACCAAATGCCCTTCAGTCGTGCTATTCTCTACGGCTTTTTCTTCAGCTTATTTATCGAGTGTAACCAATTTGTTTGCGACCTTCTTTTCCATATTGGAAGGGTTGCCGATGTGGATGATTTGATTAGCAATACCATCGGAACTACAATTGGTTTTGCAGTAATGATCATACTTGATCAAACGATTTTTCATCAAGTTATTAAACAATTTATGCTAGTGGGTGGAAAATCTGATAAACTGAATAACTGA